A single genomic interval of Bacteroidales bacterium harbors:
- a CDS encoding efflux RND transporter periplasmic adaptor subunit, with protein sequence MIAVFFLASCGTHNEENNVANTDSIETIVVTKKQFEQAEMQLGKVVKQCFHEKIKANGKIVALPEGMVSVSFPLNATIAKIWVSDGNYVEKGKPIITLTGNEIIKIQQEYATAFYKYQSLKKDYERQKELVKDNIVSTKDFQQLEMEYKNALIQYKSMLSVLQLMGLNASAIEEGNIEKEISIKAPISGIVQLKNLIVGNYVQPNVTLFEMVDPAKLQILIPLFEKDAINAHIGDSLIFYRINEKDKLYYAVLTSIGKTVDNETHTIRAYAKPISYDKINLFVNSFVQTEIWYHDKLSWSIPEEALIKDNSNYYVLELIDKNDSQFIFLKRNVLLGISDNKRFELLDSVKNDILIKGVSILF encoded by the coding sequence ATGATTGCAGTTTTTTTTCTGGCTTCATGTGGTACTCACAACGAAGAAAACAATGTGGCTAATACCGACAGTATAGAAACCATTGTTGTTACAAAAAAACAATTTGAGCAAGCCGAAATGCAATTAGGAAAAGTTGTTAAGCAATGCTTTCATGAGAAAATAAAAGCAAACGGAAAAATTGTTGCCTTACCCGAAGGAATGGTTAGTGTTAGCTTTCCTCTCAATGCTACCATTGCTAAAATATGGGTTTCTGATGGAAATTATGTAGAAAAAGGTAAGCCTATTATTACTTTGACCGGTAATGAAATTATTAAAATTCAACAAGAATATGCAACAGCTTTTTATAAATACCAATCTTTAAAAAAAGATTACGAACGTCAAAAAGAATTAGTAAAAGACAATATTGTTTCGACTAAGGATTTTCAACAATTAGAAATGGAATATAAAAATGCTCTTATCCAGTACAAATCTATGTTATCTGTATTGCAATTAATGGGCCTAAACGCATCAGCCATAGAAGAAGGAAATATTGAAAAAGAAATAAGCATAAAAGCTCCCATTTCCGGTATTGTTCAATTAAAAAACTTAATAGTGGGAAATTATGTACAACCGAATGTAACTCTTTTTGAAATGGTTGATCCAGCAAAATTACAAATATTAATTCCATTATTTGAAAAAGATGCAATAAATGCTCATATAGGTGATTCGTTGATTTTTTACAGAATAAACGAAAAAGATAAACTCTATTATGCAGTACTTACTTCGATTGGTAAAACGGTTGATAATGAGACTCATACCATTCGCGCATATGCAAAACCTATTTCATACGATAAAATTAATTTGTTTGTAAATTCATTTGTTCAAACAGAAATTTGGTATCACGATAAACTAAGCTGGTCGATACCAGAAGAAGCTTTAATTAAAGATAATAGCAATTATTATGTATTGGAATTAATAGATAAAAATGATTCTCAGTTTATATTTTTAAAACGAAATGTTCTTTTAGGAATAAGCGATAATAAACGATTTGAATTATTAGATAGTGTTAAAAATGATATTCTAATAAAAGGAGTTTCAATATTATTTTAA
- a CDS encoding RNA-binding protein yields the protein MNIFVANLNFKIQDNFLRELFENYGEVNSAKVIMDRMTGRSKGFGFVEMANDQDAQNAINELNGKEVQGKALVVKQAYDRDNDQRSNRR from the coding sequence ATGAACATTTTTGTTGCTAATCTGAATTTTAAAATTCAGGACAATTTTTTGAGAGAACTTTTCGAAAATTATGGCGAAGTTAACTCAGCAAAAGTAATTATGGACCGTATGACCGGTCGTTCAAAAGGTTTTGGTTTTGTCGAAATGGCCAATGATCAAGATGCTCAAAACGCTATTAACGAACTTAACGGTAAAGAAGTTCAGGGCAAGGCATTGGTTGTAAAACAAGCTTATGACCGCGATAACGACCAACGTTCAAATCGTAGATAA
- a CDS encoding ribonuclease HII, translated as MLSVCLNIDKIEAGCDEAGRGCLAGPVFAAAVILPPNLIIEGLNDSKQLSETKRYALRPIIEKMAIDFAVAYCTNDEIDRFNILRASIMAMHRCLDKLKVRPEFIVVDGNRFYTYQNIPHQTIVKGDGKYMNIAAASVLAKTYRDDFMLKLHHEFPQYHWNENKGYPTQKHVEAIEKYGYTKYHRKSFHLKSDQWSLF; from the coding sequence ATGCTTAGTGTTTGTTTAAATATAGATAAAATTGAAGCAGGATGCGATGAGGCAGGTAGAGGTTGCTTAGCAGGTCCTGTATTTGCCGCAGCGGTTATTTTGCCACCCAACCTTATAATTGAAGGGCTTAACGATTCAAAACAGTTATCAGAAACCAAAAGATATGCATTGAGACCCATTATTGAGAAAATGGCTATTGATTTTGCTGTTGCATATTGTACTAACGACGAAATAGATCGTTTTAATATACTTAGGGCATCTATTATGGCTATGCATCGCTGTTTAGATAAATTAAAAGTCCGCCCAGAATTTATTGTGGTTGATGGCAATCGCTTTTACACATATCAAAATATTCCTCATCAAACCATTGTAAAAGGTGATGGTAAATATATGAATATTGCTGCTGCATCGGTTTTGGCTAAAACTTACCGTGACGATTTTATGTTAAAACTTCATCATGAATTTCCTCAATATCATTGGAATGAAAATAAGGGGTACCCTACACAAAAGCATGTGGAAGCTATTGAAAAATATGGATATACCAAGTATCACAGAAAATCATTTCATTTAAAAAGCGATCAATGGTCGTTATTTTAG
- a CDS encoding protein kinase — translation MRIQLYNHDIWLDPTQHIWHHGRFGITYLLTLPNNDKIVVKQYKPKKHDHPFEQRRFLRQAEIMNALYPELQPQKVEIENQLFFYYRYIDGITLNFPLKKEIKQHKENILIKILQELQRLHQLKYIHTDLKPSNILIQYDKIFLLDFGNCIALNESLPRNYIIPFTMIYAPPEMILNRYDLCTFSSDLYMWALVAFQILTEVVPFSHCNPIQLMHMQLNAKPSYHYLKNNIWHKIITKATDKFVFPKPPHFYDSATIEHFLIKGIEKRYATAEEILNELK, via the coding sequence ATGCGGATTCAACTATACAACCATGATATATGGCTCGACCCTACTCAACACATATGGCATCATGGACGCTTTGGAATTACTTATCTGCTAACACTTCCGAATAACGACAAAATAGTTGTAAAACAATACAAACCTAAAAAACACGATCATCCATTTGAGCAAAGGCGATTTTTGAGGCAAGCAGAAATTATGAATGCCTTATATCCCGAATTGCAACCTCAAAAAGTTGAAATAGAAAACCAGCTTTTTTTTTACTATCGTTATATCGACGGTATTACTCTTAATTTCCCGCTTAAAAAAGAAATAAAACAACACAAGGAAAATATACTTATTAAAATACTTCAAGAACTTCAGCGATTACATCAATTAAAATACATTCACACCGACCTAAAACCCTCAAACATATTAATACAATATGATAAAATTTTTTTGCTGGACTTTGGAAATTGTATAGCGTTAAACGAATCCCTACCTCGTAATTATATTATTCCATTTACAATGATTTATGCACCTCCCGAAATGATATTGAACCGCTATGATTTATGCACTTTCAGCAGCGATTTATATATGTGGGCATTAGTGGCGTTTCAGATTCTGACAGAAGTTGTACCATTTTCGCACTGCAATCCAATTCAACTTATGCACATGCAATTAAATGCGAAGCCTTCGTATCATTATTTAAAAAATAATATTTGGCACAAAATAATAACCAAAGCTACCGATAAATTTGTATTCCCTAAACCTCCTCATTTTTATGACTCAGCCACGATAGAACATTTTTTAATAAAAGGAATTGAAAAAAGATATGCTACTGCCGAAGAAATTCTTAACGAACTAAAATAA
- the clpB gene encoding ATP-dependent chaperone ClpB → MNLDKFTIKSREVIEHAIQLAEQQQNQAIENGHILQALFDKEESILQYLLGKMNISTDDLKRVLQQILKSYPKVQGGNVYLSSSADKAIRKANELAAEMGDQFVAVEHLLIGIVQAGDNIAQMLKDFGVKEDLLKKSIQELRKGAKVNSQSAESSYNALNRFAINLNEQARNGKLDPVIGRDDEIRRVLQILSRRTKNNPVLIGEPGVGKTAIVEGLAHRIVKGDVPENLKSKQVFSLDMGALIAGAMYKGEFEERLKSVVKEVIASDGEIILFIDEIHTLVGAGKSEGAMDAANILKPALARGELRAIGATTLNEYQKYFEKDKALERRFQIVMVDEPSTTDAISILRGLKERYESHHRVRIKDEAIVASVELSSRYITDRHLPDKAIDLIDEAASKLRLEMNSVPEEIDELERRIKQLEIERQGIKRENDKLKLSVIEKELSELNQQRAELRSKWENERKIVNAIQKQKELLEQYKYEAEVAEREGLYDKVAELRYGKMREAQQKIEQLKEELKNVQGEKPLIKEEVDAEDIAEVVSKWTGVPVSRMLQSEREKLLHLEEELHKRVVGQDEAIKAVADAVRRSRAGLQDAKKPIGSFIFLGTTGVGKTELAKALAEFLFDDENLMTRIDMSEYQERHSVSRLIGAPPGYVGYDEGGQLTEAVRRKPYSVVLLDEIEKAHPDVFNILLQVLDDGRLTDNKGRVVNFKNTIIIMTSNIGSHIIYDEFENIKLHNKDEVLERTKEKVLQLLRQTVRPEFLNRVDEIIMFAPLMSDDVKEIVKLQLNQLKQMLLKNGIKMDYSPALVDWIADRGFEIQLGARPIKRLIQREIVNELSKAILQGEVRPDNGIYIDVKNNQLQFESIVEAEEI, encoded by the coding sequence ATGAATCTAGACAAATTTACAATTAAATCGAGAGAAGTTATTGAGCATGCTATTCAACTAGCCGAGCAACAACAAAATCAGGCAATTGAGAATGGTCATATACTGCAAGCTTTGTTCGATAAAGAAGAGAGTATTTTGCAGTATTTGTTAGGTAAAATGAATATTTCAACTGACGATTTAAAACGCGTTTTGCAGCAAATACTAAAATCTTATCCAAAGGTTCAAGGTGGTAATGTGTATTTATCGTCGTCTGCCGATAAAGCTATACGCAAGGCAAACGAATTGGCTGCTGAAATGGGCGACCAGTTCGTTGCTGTTGAACATTTACTGATTGGAATTGTTCAGGCAGGCGATAATATAGCCCAAATGCTTAAAGATTTTGGTGTTAAGGAAGATCTGCTCAAGAAAAGCATTCAAGAATTAAGAAAAGGAGCAAAGGTAAATAGTCAATCGGCCGAATCTTCGTACAATGCTCTCAACCGTTTTGCTATTAATCTGAACGAACAAGCTCGAAATGGAAAACTCGATCCTGTTATTGGTCGCGATGACGAAATTAGAAGGGTATTACAAATTCTTTCACGCAGAACTAAAAATAATCCTGTATTGATTGGTGAACCTGGAGTTGGTAAAACAGCAATTGTCGAAGGATTAGCTCATCGAATAGTAAAAGGCGATGTTCCCGAAAATCTTAAATCGAAGCAAGTCTTTTCGCTTGATATGGGAGCATTGATTGCCGGAGCTATGTATAAGGGCGAATTCGAAGAACGTTTGAAGTCTGTAGTTAAAGAAGTTATCGCCTCCGATGGTGAAATTATTTTGTTCATCGACGAAATACATACATTGGTGGGTGCTGGTAAGAGCGAGGGCGCTATGGATGCTGCCAATATTCTGAAACCGGCACTAGCTCGAGGCGAATTAAGAGCAATTGGTGCTACTACACTCAACGAATATCAAAAATATTTCGAAAAAGATAAAGCCTTAGAGCGTCGTTTTCAAATTGTAATGGTAGATGAGCCTAGCACTACCGATGCTATTTCTATTCTACGTGGTTTAAAAGAACGATATGAGTCGCATCATCGTGTGCGTATTAAAGACGAAGCTATCGTTGCATCGGTTGAGTTATCATCGCGTTATATCACCGATAGACATCTACCCGACAAAGCTATTGACTTGATTGACGAAGCTGCTTCGAAATTGCGTTTGGAAATGAATTCTGTGCCCGAAGAAATCGACGAACTCGAACGCCGTATTAAGCAACTCGAAATTGAACGTCAGGGTATTAAACGCGAGAACGATAAATTGAAATTATCGGTTATTGAAAAAGAATTAAGTGAACTTAATCAACAAAGAGCCGAATTACGATCCAAATGGGAAAACGAACGAAAAATAGTAAATGCTATACAAAAACAAAAAGAATTACTCGAGCAATATAAATATGAAGCGGAAGTTGCTGAACGCGAAGGTTTATACGATAAAGTAGCAGAACTCCGATATGGAAAAATGCGGGAGGCTCAGCAAAAAATTGAACAATTAAAAGAAGAACTCAAAAATGTTCAAGGCGAAAAGCCACTAATTAAAGAAGAAGTGGATGCCGAAGATATTGCCGAAGTGGTATCAAAATGGACGGGTGTGCCTGTTTCTCGTATGTTACAAAGCGAACGCGAAAAACTTTTACATCTCGAAGAAGAACTTCATAAACGTGTAGTAGGACAAGATGAGGCCATTAAGGCTGTTGCTGATGCCGTTAGACGAAGTAGGGCAGGTTTACAAGATGCTAAAAAACCTATCGGTTCCTTTATTTTCCTAGGTACAACAGGAGTCGGTAAAACCGAATTAGCTAAAGCTTTAGCAGAATTTTTGTTCGACGATGAAAATTTGATGACACGCATTGATATGAGTGAATATCAGGAACGTCATTCTGTATCGCGATTAATTGGTGCACCTCCGGGTTATGTTGGTTACGACGAAGGTGGTCAGTTAACCGAAGCTGTGCGTCGAAAACCATATTCCGTTGTTTTACTCGACGAAATCGAAAAAGCACATCCCGATGTATTTAACATATTGCTTCAAGTGTTAGACGATGGACGTTTAACCGATAATAAAGGTAGGGTGGTGAATTTCAAAAATACCATCATTATTATGACTTCTAATATTGGTTCACACATTATTTACGATGAGTTTGAAAATATAAAATTGCATAATAAAGACGAAGTACTCGAACGTACCAAAGAAAAAGTCTTACAGTTGTTGCGTCAAACTGTACGTCCTGAGTTTTTGAACCGTGTTGATGAAATTATAATGTTTGCTCCATTGATGAGCGATGACGTAAAAGAAATAGTGAAATTACAATTGAATCAATTAAAACAAATGCTTTTAAAGAATGGTATTAAAATGGATTATTCGCCGGCACTGGTCGATTGGATTGCCGATAGAGGTTTTGAAATTCAGTTGGGAGCTCGTCCTATTAAGCGGTTAATTCAACGCGAAATTGTGAACGAATTGTCTAAAGCTATTTTGCAAGGTGAAGTTCGTCCCGATAATGGTATTTATATCGATGTTAAGAATAATCAATTGCAATTTGAAAGTATTGTAGAAGCAGAGGAAATATAA
- the aspS gene encoding aspartate--tRNA ligase, giving the protein MLRTHTCGELRIHDVNKEVKLSGWIQRIRDKGAMIWIDLRDRYGITQLVFYRDECSQEMLSKVYSLGREYVIQIKGIVVERESKNSKIPTGDIEIKVSELNILNESLTPPFTIEDDTDGGDELRMKYRYLDLRRNVVKEKLELRHRLAQTTRTYLDQHNFLEIETPFLIKSTPEGARDFIVPSRLHPGEFYALPQSPQTFKQLLMVSGFDRYFQLVRCFRDEDLRADRQPEFTQIDCEMSFVEQEDILQIFEGLIRYLFKKEKNIELPKFPRITYTEAIQKYGSDKPDIRFGMEFQDIATIVKGKGFKVFDEAETILAINAKGCNSFTRKQIDELTEFVKRPQIGAGGLIYIRYQEDSTIKSSVDKFYTSDDLKVVCEYCQAQPGDMILILAGRKKQTYKAMSELRLEMGNRLGLRPSHVYAPLWVIDFPLFEWDDETQRYYAMHHPFTSPKNEDIPLLDTDTSAVRANAYDLVINGVEIGGGSIRIHSREVQKKMFNILGFTDEQTQQQFGFLLGAFEYGAPPHGGIALGFDRLCAMFGGSESIRDYIAFPKNQAARDTMIDAPSTVSEEQLKELNIAISVYKQ; this is encoded by the coding sequence ATGTTACGAACACATACTTGTGGTGAATTAAGAATACATGATGTAAATAAAGAAGTTAAGCTTAGTGGCTGGATACAACGTATTCGCGATAAAGGTGCAATGATTTGGATCGATTTACGCGACCGATACGGAATTACACAACTGGTTTTTTATAGAGATGAATGCAGTCAAGAAATGCTTTCAAAAGTATATTCTTTGGGACGTGAATATGTAATTCAAATAAAAGGTATCGTTGTCGAACGGGAATCAAAAAATTCAAAAATTCCTACAGGCGACATAGAAATTAAAGTATCAGAATTAAATATTTTAAATGAATCGTTAACTCCTCCATTTACAATAGAAGACGATACAGATGGGGGCGATGAATTAAGAATGAAATACCGTTACTTAGATTTGCGTCGAAACGTAGTAAAAGAAAAATTAGAACTACGTCATCGTTTGGCTCAGACCACTCGAACTTATCTTGATCAACATAATTTTTTAGAAATAGAAACCCCTTTTTTAATTAAATCTACTCCCGAGGGTGCTCGCGATTTTATCGTACCTTCGAGGTTGCATCCTGGCGAATTTTATGCTTTGCCTCAATCGCCACAAACATTTAAGCAATTGCTTATGGTTTCGGGGTTCGATCGTTATTTTCAATTAGTTCGATGTTTTCGCGATGAAGATTTACGAGCCGATCGTCAACCTGAGTTTACACAAATAGACTGTGAAATGTCATTTGTAGAACAAGAAGATATACTTCAAATTTTTGAAGGACTCATTCGTTATTTATTTAAAAAAGAAAAAAACATCGAACTTCCCAAATTCCCTCGTATAACTTATACCGAAGCTATACAAAAATATGGTAGCGACAAACCCGATATTCGCTTCGGAATGGAGTTCCAAGATATAGCAACCATAGTCAAAGGAAAAGGATTTAAAGTATTTGATGAGGCTGAAACCATTTTAGCTATCAACGCAAAAGGCTGTAATAGTTTTACACGTAAACAAATAGACGAATTAACAGAGTTTGTTAAACGACCTCAAATTGGGGCTGGAGGGCTTATTTATATCCGTTATCAAGAAGATAGCACGATAAAGTCATCGGTAGATAAGTTTTATACTTCTGACGATTTAAAAGTAGTTTGCGAATATTGTCAGGCACAACCAGGCGATATGATTTTGATATTAGCTGGCAGAAAAAAACAAACTTACAAGGCTATGAGTGAATTGCGACTCGAAATGGGTAACCGATTGGGACTTAGACCTAGCCATGTTTATGCTCCTCTTTGGGTAATTGATTTCCCTCTATTCGAATGGGACGACGAAACTCAACGTTACTATGCTATGCACCATCCTTTTACATCGCCAAAAAACGAAGATATTCCTTTGCTTGATACAGATACAAGTGCTGTAAGAGCCAACGCATACGATTTGGTGATAAATGGCGTTGAAATAGGCGGAGGGTCAATACGTATTCACTCACGCGAAGTGCAAAAGAAAATGTTTAATATTTTAGGTTTTACCGATGAGCAAACACAACAACAATTTGGCTTTCTTTTAGGCGCTTTTGAATATGGAGCACCTCCACATGGAGGAATAGCATTAGGCTTTGACCGCTTATGTGCTATGTTTGGTGGAAGCGAAAGCATTCGCGATTATATCGCATTCCCCAAAAACCAAGCAGCACGCGATACTATGATTGATGCACCATCTACGGTTAGCGAAGAACAATTAAAAGAACTAAATATTGCTATCTCTGTTTACAAACAATAG
- a CDS encoding acyl-CoA dehydrogenase family protein: MEIKNYLKGGEFLIHDAKFSNVFIPEEFSEEQRMIADMCQDFLEKEVFPNLDRIDAQEKGLMPLLLKKTGELGLLGLSIPEEYGGYGQSFVTSMIAADVLGAGHSYAVAYSADTGIGTLPLLYYGSEELKQKYLPKIATGELLTAYCLTEPGAGSDANSGRTRAVLSEDGKHYILNGQKMWITNGGFADILTVFAKVDNDKILSCFLVERNTPGVTFGAEEHKMGIKGSSTVQIFFNDCKIPVENMIGKRGEGFRIALNILHIGRIKLGANVIGSIKRAINHSVQYANERKQFGQLISNYGAIKYKLAEQVIRCFANESALYRTSAYVDETIQNEMNNGKKKEEAYLTAIGEYALEAAILKVFGSEVLDYVVDEAVQIHGGMGFSAEMPVDRCYRDSRINRIFEGTNEINRLVVADQYLKLAKKSDSPLANKAKELYNNLEQLLPASYSSDYFEYKTNLIENFKKAVLITQYAAYETLGKQYSGEQEIQMNISDMIIQTYAAESLMLRVKKLMNLKADSEIAIYKDILDVFVQEAALKIYGYAIDAVASFANSDDYKKIQMALTKLMTFEPVNVKEARRRIANKLIEDNIYKF, from the coding sequence ATGGAAATTAAAAATTATTTAAAAGGTGGTGAATTTTTAATTCACGATGCAAAATTTAGTAATGTATTTATTCCTGAAGAATTCAGCGAAGAACAACGTATGATTGCCGATATGTGTCAAGATTTTCTCGAAAAAGAAGTTTTCCCTAATCTCGACCGTATCGATGCACAAGAAAAAGGCTTAATGCCATTGTTGTTAAAAAAAACAGGTGAATTAGGATTATTAGGTTTATCTATTCCTGAAGAATACGGCGGTTATGGACAATCGTTTGTAACTTCTATGATTGCTGCCGATGTTCTTGGAGCAGGACATTCATATGCAGTGGCATATTCTGCTGATACTGGCATAGGTACACTCCCATTGTTGTACTATGGAAGCGAAGAGTTAAAGCAAAAATATTTACCCAAAATTGCAACCGGTGAATTGTTAACTGCTTATTGCCTTACCGAACCTGGTGCCGGCTCCGATGCCAATAGCGGACGTACGCGTGCCGTTTTATCCGAAGATGGCAAACACTATATTTTAAACGGACAAAAAATGTGGATAACCAATGGTGGCTTTGCCGATATTTTAACCGTTTTTGCTAAAGTTGATAACGACAAAATATTAAGTTGCTTCCTTGTTGAACGTAATACTCCTGGTGTTACATTTGGAGCAGAAGAACATAAAATGGGTATTAAAGGTTCTTCAACGGTACAAATATTTTTTAACGACTGCAAAATACCGGTTGAGAATATGATTGGCAAACGTGGCGAAGGTTTTCGTATTGCTCTTAATATTCTTCATATCGGACGTATTAAATTAGGTGCTAATGTGATTGGTTCCATAAAAAGAGCCATCAATCATTCGGTACAATATGCCAATGAACGTAAGCAGTTTGGACAGTTAATTAGCAATTATGGAGCCATTAAATATAAATTAGCCGAACAAGTTATACGTTGTTTTGCTAATGAATCAGCACTTTACAGAACCTCTGCTTATGTTGACGAAACCATACAAAACGAAATGAACAATGGTAAGAAAAAAGAAGAAGCTTACCTCACTGCTATTGGCGAATATGCTTTAGAAGCTGCTATTCTTAAAGTATTTGGTTCTGAAGTATTGGATTATGTGGTTGACGAGGCTGTTCAAATTCACGGAGGTATGGGGTTCTCTGCCGAAATGCCCGTCGATCGTTGTTATCGCGATTCACGTATCAATCGAATATTCGAAGGAACTAACGAAATCAACCGTTTAGTTGTTGCTGACCAATATTTAAAATTAGCAAAAAAATCTGATTCTCCACTTGCTAATAAAGCTAAAGAATTATATAATAACCTTGAACAATTGTTGCCTGCTAGTTATTCATCAGATTATTTTGAGTATAAAACCAATTTAATTGAAAATTTCAAAAAAGCTGTTTTGATTACTCAATATGCTGCATATGAAACATTAGGTAAACAATATTCGGGCGAACAAGAAATTCAAATGAATATTTCGGATATGATTATTCAAACCTATGCTGCCGAATCGTTGATGCTTAGAGTTAAAAAATTAATGAATTTAAAAGCTGATTCAGAGATTGCTATATACAAAGATATTCTTGATGTATTTGTACAGGAAGCAGCTCTTAAAATTTATGGTTATGCAATAGATGCTGTTGCATCGTTTGCTAATAGTGATGATTATAAGAAAATACAAATGGCATTAACTAAGCTAATGACTTTTGAGCCTGTAAATGTTAAAGAAGCTCGTCGCCGTATTGCCAATAAACTCATTGAAGATAATATTTATAAATTTTAG
- a CDS encoding S8 family serine peptidase, producing MRYIYILLLVWALSAQSQTTGYYFVAFKDKAYNTYSLNVPSAFLSQRALDRRTRQQIIIDSLDLPVSDNYINQLTALGFNIHSKSKWLNGVIVILNNSTDFNTIQTLQFVKSIKYLRPLNPVKSKIEKFEVATKQYNYGYAANQIEMMNGQYLHNLGKKGEGMLIAVLDAGFIGVDTIRYFDSLHVQNRIVLTRDIVDGYNDSYVYESHPHGTMVLSTMVVLRNNEFVGTSPKASYALIRTEEGAHEYILEEYAWVIGAELADSIGADVINSSLGYTTFDDSTMNHTWADLTGRVAVSSIAATICARKGMIVCVSAGNSGDDIWRKIGSPADADSVLTVGAVDANRNYAYFSSQGYSADGRVKPDVSAQGLSSAIIREDGTLTFGSGTSFSSPILCGLVTCLWQANPQKNNMEIIEAVRKSASQYNTPDSLLGYGIPNFELANHILAGIDANFQNNWLVKSVYPNPCEQGVTINYSSPVYTQVQISMFSVDGKLVYQLFPWFELTNEGSLYIPMSAFDKGYYWFEIYSNEAKVVIPVVKK from the coding sequence ATGCGTTATATATATATCCTTTTATTAGTTTGGGCTCTAAGTGCTCAATCGCAAACAACGGGTTACTATTTTGTAGCATTTAAAGATAAAGCTTATAATACTTATAGCCTAAATGTCCCTTCTGCTTTTTTGTCACAGCGAGCCCTAGACAGAAGAACACGTCAGCAGATAATTATTGATAGCCTCGATTTACCTGTTAGCGATAATTATATAAATCAATTAACTGCTTTAGGTTTCAACATACATAGTAAATCTAAATGGTTAAATGGGGTTATTGTTATTTTAAATAATTCGACCGATTTTAATACCATTCAAACTCTTCAATTTGTTAAGTCAATTAAATATTTGCGTCCTCTCAATCCTGTAAAATCTAAGATTGAAAAATTTGAGGTGGCTACTAAGCAATACAATTATGGCTATGCAGCTAACCAAATAGAAATGATGAATGGGCAGTACCTTCATAATTTGGGCAAAAAGGGTGAGGGAATGCTTATTGCTGTTTTAGATGCTGGTTTTATAGGAGTTGATACCATTCGATATTTTGATTCATTGCATGTTCAGAATCGTATTGTACTTACTCGTGATATAGTTGATGGCTACAACGATTCATACGTTTACGAAAGTCATCCTCACGGAACGATGGTTTTATCTACAATGGTGGTTTTGCGAAATAATGAATTTGTAGGTACTTCGCCTAAAGCCTCCTATGCTTTAATCCGAACAGAAGAAGGAGCACACGAATATATACTTGAGGAATATGCATGGGTAATAGGTGCAGAATTAGCCGATAGCATAGGGGCTGATGTAATTAACTCCAGTTTAGGATATACAACGTTTGACGATAGTACAATGAACCATACGTGGGCTGATTTGACGGGTAGAGTAGCGGTATCGAGTATAGCTGCTACTATTTGTGCCCGCAAAGGTATGATTGTATGTGTGAGTGCAGGTAATTCAGGCGATGATATTTGGCGTAAAATAGGATCTCCTGCCGATGCCGATAGTGTATTAACGGTTGGGGCTGTCGATGCCAACAGAAATTATGCATATTTTAGCTCTCAAGGTTATTCAGCCGATGGGCGTGTTAAACCCGATGTAAGCGCACAAGGGTTATCGTCAGCCATCATTCGCGAAGATGGCACATTAACGTTTGGCAGCGGTACTTCATTCTCGTCGCCCATATTATGTGGGCTTGTTACTTGCTTGTGGCAAGCTAACCCTCAAAAAAATAATATGGAAATAATAGAGGCAGTCCGTAAATCGGCTAGTCAATATAATACTCCAGACAGCCTTTTAGGCTATGGAATACCTAATTTTGAGTTGGCAAATCATATTTTAGCGGGAATAGATGCTAATTTTCAAAACAATTGGTTAGTAAAATCTGTATATCCTAACCCTTGTGAGCAGGGAGTTACTATAAACTACTCATCGCCAGTTTATACACAGGTTCAAATTTCAATGTTTTCTGTTGATGGAAAGTTGGTTTATCAATTATTCCCTTGGTTTGAACTTACCAATGAGGGAAGTCTTTATATTCCAATGTCGGCTTTTGATAAGGGTTATTATTGGTTTGAAATTTATTCTAACGAAGCTAAGGTGGTGATTCCCGTAGTAAAAAAGTAA